Within the Candidatus Neomarinimicrobiota bacterium genome, the region GATCCTGACGGGCGGGTTGGGGGACCTGCTGGTTGGCCAGTTGCGCACGCCCGTTATCTCCGACCCCGATCTCACCGCCAAGGGATTGCAGCTCATTCATCAGCGCTGCGGGCAGGATTAGACTGTCACAGTACCGAAGTCACAGCGACGCCGGCCGTGGCGGAGCTGCTGGCGGCCACTTTTACAGGGCAACTATTTTCGGGTCTAGTGCGTCAAACATGTATCGAGATCGAATTGCAGCTCGACCAACCCGCTGGACAGCCCAGCTGAAATTGACAGGAGACTCATGCAGCACCCCAATTCGCACTATAATTATCCACTCCGGGTGCGGGTGGTTTTCCTTGGTGTCCTATTTACCCTTGCGGCGACGTTGAAACTGTTCCCCCGTTTTGAGGCCGGTGACCCTGCAAATCTGGCTGCTGCCATCGATGAGTTTGTACGGGATATCGATATCCCCGAGACCCGCCAATTCGAGCCGCCACCACCGCCGCCACGACCTTCCATTCCCATCGAATCAGAAGATGAGGACCTTGCCGAGGACATCACCATCGAGGAGACCTCGCTCGACAACTTTGAAGATTGGAAGGCGCCGCCCATGCCCGATAACGATGCCGGCTCGCGCATAAAGTTCATCGCCTACGACGAACCGCCCGCTCCCATCGGCGGCTACGCGGCGATTGCTAACCGACTGGTCTACCCCGAAATCGCACGGCAGGCAGGTATACAGGGAACCGTCGTACTGCAAATATTCGTGAATGAGCGCGGCTTCATAACGGAAGTCCTGGTGCAAAAGGGGCTGCCTCAGACCGGCATGGACGAGGCCGCCGTGAAGGCCATCAAGCAGGTACGATTTACTCCGGCCCGGCAGCGGGACCGGCCGCTGGGTGTCTGGATCTCCATCCCCATTCAGTTCCGTCTCTCCAGTTGATTCCGTCTAGGCCTGGGCTGCCTCCGCGTCCAGTCCAAAAGCATCCCGATAGGCTCGCTCCTGCTGATAGGCCTGGTCGAGAACCTGCACGGTATGGCGCACCGGGATTTTGAGTCCCGCCAGCCTCAAACCGGCCTGCAGCTGCAGTTGGCAGCCGGGATTGCCGGTCACCAGCACATCCGGCGACAGGGCCGCTACGTGCTCGATCTTGCGGGCCAGGACCTGGCGGGACATTTCAGGCTGCGTAAGCGTGTAAGCGCCCGCGCCGCCGCAACAGAGTTCAGATTCGGGCAGCGGCAAGAGGCTCTCGCAGGCGGCTGACAGGAGTTGCAAAGGCGCCTGCCGGACACCCTGGGCATGGAGCAGATGACAGGGGGCGTCGTAAGTAAAGTTGCCGGTCAGTCTGGAACGAGGCGGTCGGACCAAGCGGGGCGCCAGCCACTCAGCCACGTCAACGGGCGCCGGGCTCTCATCGCCGGGCCATAGCGCTCCCCGCAGCTGAGCGCCGCAACCGGCAGCGTTGACAATCAGGGCCTGGGCGTCCACCCGCTGCAGCGCGTCCCGGTTGATCTCCAGCAGGCGCTCCGCTTCAGCAGACTGCCCCGCGTGGCTATGCAGGGCGCCGCAGCAGCCTTGTCCCGCGGGGACCGCCACGTCGAAACCATTCCAGCGCAGCACGCGGATCGTGGCCTCGTGGACCTCGCCGTACCAGTGGGCCATGACGCAGCCGGTGAACAGCGCCACCGCGCCCTGTCGCGCGCCATTGGATGTGACGGCGGGCGACAAAGGTCTTGAATGCCGCCCGAACGGGTAGCGCTGCAGAGCCGGCATTCCGGCCAGCTGAAAGTTCAACGCGGCCGGCAACAGTCTGAGTGCCCGTGCCACGCGATCCAGTCGGGTACGCTGGCCAAGCCGGATCAACGCAGTCAGCAATCGCAACTTGGGCGCCTGCGTCACCCAGTCCAGGGCCAGCCGCTCCGACCAGGAGGGAGCGCTGCCGGCATCATTCCGGTGGCTGCGGGTCCGTTCCAGCAAGTGTCCGTACTGGACACCCGAAGGGCAGACCGTCTGGCATGCCAGGCAGCCAAGACAGAGGTCGATATGATTGTAGGCGCCTGCAACGTCGACGCCAGGGTCCCGATCCAGCGCCTTCATGAGGACCAGTCGGCCCCGGGGTGAATCGGCCTCCTTGCCGTTGGCCTGGTAGGTGGGGCAAGCGGGCAGGCACAGGCCGCAGTGAATGCACTCCTGCAGGAGCCGGTAGTCTTCCTGTGAGAACAGCTGGTGCTCTACAACCATTGTGCCTCCGGCAGCGGCCCAAACAGGCCGTCGGGATCGAGGATCTGTTTGATTTTACGCAGCACCCCATACTCGTCAGCCTCATGGTCCCTGAGAGGGCTTGTGCTTCCGGCGAAGCCGTTGAGCCGTTGTAGCCGCCCGCCGGGGGGCAATTTTGACCTCAACAGTTCCTCCAGATTTGGCTCTATGAGGGGGCTTTCCGCGGTGTCTAGGGTAACCACCCCTGCCGCCGGGTAGCACACCAGGTTTACCGACAGGCGGCTTACCGCCGCCAGCAGAGGCTCCAGCTGCGTGGGCAGCACCTGCAGCCGCAGGGAGGGCCGGAAACCGTCGTCGTGACGCTCTCGGGGCAGCCGCTCCACCTGGGCGATGGTGGCGTCGTCGCCGCTCCACTGGGTAACTGTCTCCGGGGGCAGCCGGGTGAATCCCTCCAGCCTCCAGCGCCCCTGGTTGCGGACGAGCCGAAGAGCTTCCCACGGCTCGCCCCGCCCGGACGGATGGGTGCTGCGGCGGGACTGCTGCCACACCTTGAGGAGTGGCGGGTAATCGTTGGCCTGCCACTCCGCCCGGGTGACGCGGACTGGCAGAGGCAGGAGCCGAAACGTGATTTCCACCAGTGGGCCGAAGGCGTCCCGGGCGCCGATGTAGAGTGGCGCCAATTGATACCCGGCCACATTCTTCACGACCGCCGCGCCGGATGAGACCTCGCGGCCGCGGTCGTCGCAGGCGGTAAGGCGCATGACCCAGTTGCGGCTGGGGCCGTGGCGGTAGCTGAGCCAACTGAGGGAATCGTCCCGGGCCAGGTAGGCCGCCAGGGTCTGCTCGCCGCCATCAGCGGCATCGAGGGGCAGCCAGAGCCGCTGAGCTTCCACGGCATCCTTGATAGCCGCCAGGGTCAGGCCTGTCTCTACGGTGATGACCATGTCCGGCGCATGGAAGGAGATGACCTTGTCGAGGTGGGTCAAGTCCCATCTCCGGGCAGCGCCCGGTGCCCCGATGGACTCGCCGCGCTGGCGGGCCTCGGCAATGAGCGCGCCTACCTGGTGCCGGGAATCCGGCCGCGCGGCGGGGCGGTCAAGATCGGTCGTGGGCACGTCAGATCCAGGTTCCGGCGGGCAGGGAGCTTCCGCCGCGCACCTCGCCGCAGCGCGCTCCGTTGGGGAATATCTTGTCCGGATTCAGCAAGCCGGCGGGATTCAGGCCATCGCGCAAGCGGGTCATGTGGGCCAGGTCGTCCGCGCCGAACATGCGGTGGATGAGGCTGCGCTTTTCCACTCCGATGCCGTGTTCGCCGGTGAGCGAACCACCCAGCTCAAGGCAGGCGAGCAGGATCTCCTCCGAACAGGCGATGGCCTTCTCCGGACCGCCCGGCTCGTCCGGGTCGTAGAGGATCAGCGGGTGGATGTTGCCGTCGCCTGCGTGGCAGACATGGGCAACCCGCAGGCCGTGGCGGTCAGCGATCCGGTAGGATGCATGCATGATTTCGGTGAGTTTGCTGCGAGGCACGACGCCGTCATTGGTATAAAACGCTGGCGTCAACTTGCCCAGCGTGCCGACGGCGTGCTTGCGCCCGCGCCACAGCCGTTGGCGTTCCTCCTCCGAGGTGGCGATGCGGAAGCTCACCGCGCCGTTGCTCCGGCAAATTTTGGCAACCAGTTCTTCGTCCTGCCGCACCAACTGGGGGTCGCCGTCCAGCTCAATGAGCAGCACGGCCTCCGCATCGGTGGGGAAGCCGGCCTGGAGCTGGGCCTCCACGGCCTGGATGCAGAGGCGGTCGATGAGCTCCAGAGCCGTTGGCAGGACACCGGCGGCCAGCAGGGCCGAGACCGACTCAGTGGCGGCAGCCACCTCGGCGTAGACGGCCAGCATGGTGCTGACGGAGGGCGAGACCGGTATAAGGCGCACCACAATTTCGGTGGCGATGGCAATGGTGCCCTCGGTACCGGCGAGAAAGGTGGTGATGTCGGGGCCGGTCCTTACCGGCAGCGGGCCGCCCAGTGTGGCTACGCTGCCATCCGGCCAAACGACCGTGAGTCCCAGCAGGTTGTGGCTGGTGACCCCGTATTTGAGCGTATGGGGCCCGCCGGCATTTTCCGCCACATTGCCACCGATGGTGCAGGCGGCCTGGCTGGATGGATCGGGTGCGAAGGTGAGGCCGTGTGGCCGGGCCTGGAGGCTGAGGTAGTTGTTCACCACGCCGGGCTGTACAACGGCGTAACCGTCATCGGGATAGAGGCCCAACAGGCGGTTCATGCGGCTCATCTGGATGATGACGCCGCCATCGCTGATGGCGCCTCCGCTGAGGCCTGTGCCGGCGCCCCGGGCGAGGAAAGGAACATCCGCGGCGGCGCAGGCGCGCACGATGCGGGCACACTCGTCCGTGCTATCGGGGTAGACGACGCCGGCGGGGCGGGCGGCCCGGAGCGTAAGACCGTCGGACTCGTAAACCAGCAAATCCGCAGGCCCCGTATCCACGTGTTGTGCGCCGACGATGCGGCGCAGCTGCTTCACCAGACGTGCGGGGAGGGCCATAGGTGAAGTTTTCACCGGGACGGGGCGAACTCAAGCGAAAAAGGCGGGCCACCGCTGCGGGTCGCGGGGCAGTCGAACCATGCGGCGAGTCTGTCGCCAGCAGCGGGCTAGCGCGAATGGCTTGAGGCCCAGCGGGGGCGGATACTCAATATAATGGAGACAACGTGAAGCGGCCGGCTGCGGCTTACGCGGTGCCCGCGGGAATGAGGCTCGGTGCGGTGCTAGCCGCCCGCCAGACTCCGGACGAAGAGCTGATCGTTGCGGTCCTGGGCTCGCAGGTACATCCATGTGGCCAGGCCGACACCCAGCATTAGTGCTGCCAGGCCCGCCCCCACCGATACCAGAGTCAGCGCAGGCATCACGGGCAGGGTCAAATTCACTGCCAGGCCGGTCATTTTCAACGCCAGATAGTCTGTCACGACGGCGGCCCTGGTAACAAGCAGCCAGGCGGCGGGCGGCGTCAGCACGATTGCGGGGAGGCCCCAGCGCAGATCCCAGAACGTGACCGGCGCGGGCAGGTGGGGAATGGCCAGCAGCCGGGCTTTGAGCCGGGGGGGCAGCTCGGCCTGGGCGGCCTTAAAGATCCCGCCAAGATCACCGCGATAATTTTGGGTCATGTGAGGCTCCCTTCCACATCCTTGAGCGAGCTGGCCAGGGCGGCTTTGGCGCGGTGCAGGTAGGACTTGATGGTATTGAGCGGTTGGCCCATGATGGCGGCGATCTCCTCGTAAGACTGGTCCTGGAAATAATGGAGCGTGACCGCCAGCCGCTGTCCCTGGGGCAGCCGGTTGACGGCGCGACGCACGCGGCTGTGGCGAAAGCCGGCCAGTGACTGCTCCTCGGGAGTGGGGTTATGGGTGTCCATCAGGGCGGCCTGGTCTTCCAGGTCGAGGGGCAGGGTGCGGCGCCGTTTGAACTGGTCGTAGCAGACATTCTTGACGATGCGGTACATCCAGGTGGACAGACTGGACCTGCCCTGGTATTTCTCCAGCCCGCGGTAGATCCTGATGAACGCATCCTGGGTGGCGTCTTCAGCAAGCACTTCGTCGTTGAGGGTAAACAACGCTATATTATACACAGCTTTTCCGTGGGTTTCAACCAGGGCTTTCAAGGCCCCTGCGCGGTCGCCAGCCCGATATTGACTGAGGATATCAGCGTCGCTGGGCGGCTCCATCATGGGATAAGACGGGGTTTGTCCCCGAATTGTTGCAGGGCGATATCTGTCGCTGCGCGTTGAGGGTGCAACAATGGGCCGCCGCGATGCGTCAAAGGACCATAACAGAGGAGGATTCCGATGACTAGTGAAATTTGGATTCCCATTATTGCCATAATCTTTGGTGTTGGTGGAACCGTTGGTATCATTGCACTATTGCTGATCCTCAGCTACAAGAAACGGCAGACCCAGAGTCGGGAAATTCTTGCTGCCATCGAAAAGGGCATGGATATACCCTTAGCACTATCCAAGGCCAGAAATTACCGCACCCAGGGTCTGGTCTGGACAGCGGTGGGTATTGCGCTCACGATTGCCATAGGCGTTTCATCCCAGGAGTGGGCCGGTGCGGTCTGGGGCCTGCTGCCGCTGGCGGTGGGTGTCGCCTTCCTGCTCATTGCCCGTGGTCAGGAGAAGAGAGGCGAAGAGAAGCCCGCCTGAGCCACCCACGGTTGTAACCCAAACCCAGCCGCTCGCTCAGAACGACCCTCAGGGCCGTAGCCCCACCTTCCGGCGGGCGATGCGGTCGATTAGCCCGGGGAAGAAGGGCCGGATGAAGCGCCCTACCTTGCCCAGAGTGGTGAGCAGCACCTCACGCTGCCTGCGGCTGGCGGCCCGCAAAATGAGCTCTGCGCAGCGCTCCACGCTCATGGCTCCCGGTCTGGGGGGGCGAGCAGCTTCGCGTTGCACGACGCCCTCCCTGACTACATAGCGGCGAACGCCGCTGGCGACTGAGCTGGGGCAGACCACAGTTACGCTCACGCCTGAGCCCACCAGTTCCACACGCAGGGCGTCGAAAAACCCGTGCAGGGCGTGCTTGCTGGCTGAGTAGCCCGTGAGGGTGGGTATGCCGGCCTTCCCCGCCAGGCTGGAGACCGCCACCAGCCGGCCCGCGCTCGCCAACAGGTGGGGCAGTGCGGCCTGTGTGCAGTAGACGGCGCCCAGGTAGTTTACGGCCATCATGCGCTCCAGCAGGGCCAGGTCGGGCAGGTCTTCAAACAGGGCGTGCAAGGAGATGCCGGCGTTGCAGATGAGCATATCCAGGCCCCCGAAGGCGGCCACCGTTCGATCAACCAGCGAGCGGCATTGGTCCGCAGCGGTCACGTCGGTGGGAACCACCATGGCGGTGCCACCGAGGCGGCGGCAGTCTGCCGCTACCTGGTCGAGCAGGTCCGTGCGCCGGGCCGCCAGCGACAGACGCGCTCCCTGGGCCGCCAGCTGACGGCAGAGCTGGGCGCCAATGCCGCTGGAGGCGCCGGTGACGATGATCCGCTGGTGGTAGAACGACATGCCTGGGTTCGGGTCGCACAAAAGTGCCAATTGGGACGTGAGGAATTTACCACCGGTCGCACGCCAGCCTAACTTTCACTATGGCCGTGATGGTGTGCTTAAGTTTGCCGGGGTAGGCGTACCCCATGTCCCAAGCAGCGCGGCAAAAGTTCATCCGGCGGTGGCACCGCCGACTGGGGCCCATCATCGGTATTCAGCTGCTGGCGTGGTCCCTGGGGGGACTGTATTTCTCCTGGGTGCATATTACGCTCGTGCGTAGCGAGATGGATATTGCCGCTGCCGAGCCGCCTGACCTGAAGTTCGAAAATTACCTGGCACCCCTCCCGCCCCTGATTCGCAACAGCGAGCTGGCCGGCGTCGAGCATATCGAGCTGGGCAAGCTGCTGAACCTGCCGGTCTATCGCCTCACCCAGGACGACCACCACGCCGAGACCTATAACGCCATTACCGGCGAGCGCATCTCGCCTTTCGCGCGGGAGACAGCCGTGGCCGTGGCGGAGGCGGATTTTGCCCCCCAGGT harbors:
- a CDS encoding energy transducer TonB, with protein sequence MQHPNSHYNYPLRVRVVFLGVLFTLAATLKLFPRFEAGDPANLAAAIDEFVRDIDIPETRQFEPPPPPPRPSIPIESEDEDLAEDITIEETSLDNFEDWKAPPMPDNDAGSRIKFIAYDEPPAPIGGYAAIANRLVYPEIARQAGIQGTVVLQIFVNERGFITEVLVQKGLPQTGMDEAAVKAIKQVRFTPARQRDRPLGVWISIPIQFRLSS
- a CDS encoding (Fe-S)-binding protein, which encodes MVVEHQLFSQEDYRLLQECIHCGLCLPACPTYQANGKEADSPRGRLVLMKALDRDPGVDVAGAYNHIDLCLGCLACQTVCPSGVQYGHLLERTRSHRNDAGSAPSWSERLALDWVTQAPKLRLLTALIRLGQRTRLDRVARALRLLPAALNFQLAGMPALQRYPFGRHSRPLSPAVTSNGARQGAVALFTGCVMAHWYGEVHEATIRVLRWNGFDVAVPAGQGCCGALHSHAGQSAEAERLLEINRDALQRVDAQALIVNAAGCGAQLRGALWPGDESPAPVDVAEWLAPRLVRPPRSRLTGNFTYDAPCHLLHAQGVRQAPLQLLSAACESLLPLPESELCCGGAGAYTLTQPEMSRQVLARKIEHVAALSPDVLVTGNPGCQLQLQAGLRLAGLKIPVRHTVQVLDQAYQQERAYRDAFGLDAEAAQA
- a CDS encoding FAD-binding oxidoreductase, giving the protein MPTTDLDRPAARPDSRHQVGALIAEARQRGESIGAPGAARRWDLTHLDKVISFHAPDMVITVETGLTLAAIKDAVEAQRLWLPLDAADGGEQTLAAYLARDDSLSWLSYRHGPSRNWVMRLTACDDRGREVSSGAAVVKNVAGYQLAPLYIGARDAFGPLVEITFRLLPLPVRVTRAEWQANDYPPLLKVWQQSRRSTHPSGRGEPWEALRLVRNQGRWRLEGFTRLPPETVTQWSGDDATIAQVERLPRERHDDGFRPSLRLQVLPTQLEPLLAAVSRLSVNLVCYPAAGVVTLDTAESPLIEPNLEELLRSKLPPGGRLQRLNGFAGSTSPLRDHEADEYGVLRKIKQILDPDGLFGPLPEAQWL
- a CDS encoding FAD-binding protein gives rise to the protein MALPARLVKQLRRIVGAQHVDTGPADLLVYESDGLTLRAARPAGVVYPDSTDECARIVRACAAADVPFLARGAGTGLSGGAISDGGVIIQMSRMNRLLGLYPDDGYAVVQPGVVNNYLSLQARPHGLTFAPDPSSQAACTIGGNVAENAGGPHTLKYGVTSHNLLGLTVVWPDGSVATLGGPLPVRTGPDITTFLAGTEGTIAIATEIVVRLIPVSPSVSTMLAVYAEVAAATESVSALLAAGVLPTALELIDRLCIQAVEAQLQAGFPTDAEAVLLIELDGDPQLVRQDEELVAKICRSNGAVSFRIATSEEERQRLWRGRKHAVGTLGKLTPAFYTNDGVVPRSKLTEIMHASYRIADRHGLRVAHVCHAGDGNIHPLILYDPDEPGGPEKAIACSEEILLACLELGGSLTGEHGIGVEKRSLIHRMFGADDLAHMTRLRDGLNPAGLLNPDKIFPNGARCGEVRGGSSLPAGTWI
- a CDS encoding RNA polymerase sigma factor, yielding MKALVETHGKAVYNIALFTLNDEVLAEDATQDAFIRIYRGLEKYQGRSSLSTWMYRIVKNVCYDQFKRRRTLPLDLEDQAALMDTHNPTPEEQSLAGFRHSRVRRAVNRLPQGQRLAVTLHYFQDQSYEEIAAIMGQPLNTIKSYLHRAKAALASSLKDVEGSLT
- a CDS encoding SDR family oxidoreductase — protein: MSFYHQRIIVTGASSGIGAQLCRQLAAQGARLSLAARRTDLLDQVAADCRRLGGTAMVVPTDVTAADQCRSLVDRTVAAFGGLDMLICNAGISLHALFEDLPDLALLERMMAVNYLGAVYCTQAALPHLLASAGRLVAVSSLAGKAGIPTLTGYSASKHALHGFFDALRVELVGSGVSVTVVCPSSVASGVRRYVVREGVVQREAARPPRPGAMSVERCAELILRAASRRQREVLLTTLGKVGRFIRPFFPGLIDRIARRKVGLRP
- a CDS encoding PepSY domain-containing protein; amino-acid sequence: MSQAARQKFIRRWHRRLGPIIGIQLLAWSLGGLYFSWVHITLVRSEMDIAAAEPPDLKFENYLAPLPPLIRNSELAGVEHIELGKLLNLPVYRLTQDDHHAETYNAITGERISPFARETAVAVAEADFAPQVPVKGATLVENQGGEYRGPVPVWKVEFSNWKATAIYVSAETGKVTARRSSIWRAYDILWMFHIMDYGARKNFNNWILRSMSILGVTTIVSGYYLWYLTTPLLGPTRRAQSRSPRRQRTRKR